A part of Drosophila bipectinata strain 14024-0381.07 chromosome 3L, DbipHiC1v2, whole genome shotgun sequence genomic DNA contains:
- the obst-I gene encoding furin-like protease 2, translating to MTPWTHLVLFVACLSIVLVAAGADDYSCPSGYNFDQNISLCVSENSTECTNYQISRCPSSISAGEYCLCLNKHLQIHVCPEGTYFDASHSVCKIGAAQCLEELTPFACPNGSGSTDFCLCIGGKYVTQTCPDGYFFDAEKKFCFPTNTDENEVSDNGSKRCQRFGLFADPADCSGYYHCSEKGAEIKYSTCLAGTIFSVTSFACVAGSC from the coding sequence ATGACGCCTTGGACCCATCTTGTTCTGTTTGTTGCCTGCTTGTCGATCGTCTTGGTAGCAGCTGGAGCTGATGACTATTCCTGTCCCTCAGGATacaattttgaccaaaatatCAGCCTTTGTGTCTCTGAGAACAGCACAGAGTGCACCAACTACCAGATCAGTCGATGTCCTTCTTCCATCTCTGCTGGAGAATACTGCTTGTGTTTGAATAAGCATCTGCAGATCCATGTATGTCCCGAGGGAACTTACTTCGATGCGAGCCATTCAGTTTGCAAGATCGGTGCGGCTCAGTGTCTGGAGGAGCTCACCCCATTTGCCTGCCCCAATGGTAGCGGCAGCACCGACTTCTGCCTTTGCATCGGTGGAAAGTATGTTACTCAAACGTGTCCTGATGGGTACTTCTTTGACGCGGAGAAGAAGTTTTGTTTTCCCACCAACACAGATGAGAATGAAGTGAGTGATAATGGTTCCAAAAGGTGTCAGCGATTCGGGCTGTTTGCCGATCCAGCCGATTGCTCGGGATACTATCACTGCTCCGAAAAGGGCGCCGAAATCAAGTATTCCACATGCCTGGCGGGAACTATCTTCAGTGTAACTTCATTTGCTTGCGTGGCAGGAAGTTGTTAG
- the LOC108133513 gene encoding uncharacterized protein has translation MFSKKLQASLLLLNAVASLMAATVTTRRIQPRESNSCEGRQTPGPICESCELLATCVRHSNGWVNIPVESCDVANGYYCNARLGSCTNETGPCHPFGIEGNFQCTSQGIFPDPYDCQKYHMCYFVGATLVAAAVDCGNDKAFDARTGQCTLTLNDPVCLQRQYNCPNAGFVAAWPTNPNIFYVCKSTVNQNLNDSLVIYPSLHRCNDGEIFVDYVCRTGSNVLPPSTDPSNPSEVIVDPNDGAFNVIPTTCQHVGLIADMDDCRKYYYCSALNGTLRHMDCPSGTYYRPELSSCVLGSC, from the exons ATGTTTTCCAAAAAACTACAAGCTAGTTTG CTGCTTCTCAATGCTGTGGCATCCTTAATGGCTGCTACCGTGACCACCCGTCGCATCCAGCCTCGGGAGTCGAACTCCTGCGAGGGGCGTCAGACTCCAGGACCCATTTGCGAGTCCTGCGAGCTGCTAGCCACCTGTGTGCGGCACTCCAATGGTTGGGTTAACATTCCCGTGGAGTCATGCGACGTGGCCAACGGATACTATTGCAACGCTCGTCTGGGAAGCTGCACAAACGAAACGGGCCCATGCCACCCCTTTGGAATCGAGGGCAACTTCCAATGCACATCCCAGGGCATCTTCCCGGACCCCTATGACTGCCAGAAGTACCACATGTGCTACTTCGTGGGAGCAACTCTGGTGGCCGCTGCCGTGGACTGTGGCAACGACAAGGCCTTTGATGCCCGGACTGGTCAGTGCACCTTGACCCTGAATGATCCCGTCTGTCTTCAGCGGCAATACAACTGCCCCAACGCCGGATTCGTGGCTGCCTGGCCCACTAACCCCAATATTTTCTACGTTTGCAAGTCGACGGTTAACCAGAACCTGAACGATTCCCTCGTCATATATCCCTCACTGCATCGCTGCAATGACGGTGAGATCTTCGTGGACTATGTGTGCCGTACCGGATCGAATGTCCTGCCTCCTAGCACTGATCCATCCAATCCGTCTGAGGTGATCGTGGATCCCAATGACGGAGCATTCAACGTGATTCCCACCACTTGCCAGCACGTGGGCCTCATCGCCGACATGGATGATTGCCGGAAGTACTATTACTGCTCCGCGTTGAATGGCACTCTGCGGCACATGGACTGTCCCTCGGGTACCTACTACCGTCCCGAGCTGTCCTCCTGCGTCCTGGGGTCTTGCTGA
- the ecd gene encoding protein ecdysoneless — protein sequence MSKLIGGNLEFVREDDFVEYYIFPRLPDNLRDPAKIHQQMVQVHKEINAIVKEKTLERSYLWHKDEFKLQIRTGSPEERLLNEETNPEDEENLGDLPPYFHGVTHYGDNIADEWFVVYLLTEITRARGDCIARVCDSDGEFLLIEAAEALPDWASPESCERRVYIVNGGLQLLQNSAATSQDAVITMANALQRIRLNPTLYRCSREIQSCIDARLKEFQIAQPHFSIHRQVVELPLSAAQLLKQQPRLVSSAVRAFCDRDSMDTKALRTMRYFPPEAPRLRTNLGFTRCLYAMLMHQQYTPERRLGWKLTDSVANPELYKEQLLGVKLSSGLEILASQAKRIDGQKLEELPAWRAYHRSLQSKGYFKDNLEGSAEYQQLLTKAMDYFRGNQERFRTAPQVGAEILELLLHPAEAASEELRDEENNLQPSDSDEWLNISAEDLDSMLQDRYGPHKLYKPNGDMNAEEFTKQLSDFLDQQSNFEGIEHKGHEELDSDDDEPEPKKTESSTSSGAKVKKNASMRKACQRNSLIQQEEPDSTHVRNFLDFVIPEDNWDSTSEMSDYADEDDLESNLHRSLSGPGAGNVFPLDRQIKSYMEQMDRELAQTTVGKTFNGKKKAPQAEEDDFDDIEDFEPININVNTLRNMMDSYKSQVGGSGPVSNLFSAMGVGMAAACEDKDPKNLSESAV from the exons ATGAGCAAATTAATTGGCGGAAATCTGGAGTTTGTGCGAGAGGATGACTTTGTGGAGTACTACATATTCCCCAGACTGCCGGACAATCTGCGGGACCCGGCAAAGATTCACCAGCAAATGGTCCAAGTTCACAAGGAAATTAACGCCATCGTGAAGGAGAAGACTCTGGAGCGGAGCTACCTGTGGCACAAAGATGAGTTCAAGCTTCAGATACGCACGGGCAGCCCCGAGGAACGCCTGCTGAACGAAGAAACCAACCCAGAAGACGAAGAGAACCTGG GTGACCTCCCGCCCTATTTCCATGGCGTAACCCACTACGGCGACAACATAGCAGACGAATGGTTCGTGGTCTATTTGCTAACGGAGATAACACGTGCCCGCGGTGACTGCATTGCTCGCGTCTGTGACTCGGACGGAGAGTTTCTGCTCATCGAAGCGGCAGAAGCGCTCCCGGACTGGGCCTCGCCGGAATCCTGCGAGCGGCGCGTCTATATAGTTAATGGGGGCCTCCAGTTGCTCCAGAACTCTGCAGCCACCAGCCAAGATGCTGTTATTACGATGGCAAATGCCCTCCAACGAATTCGCTTAAATCCCACCCTCTACCGCTGCTCCCGCGAAATTCAATCCTGTATCGATGCGCGACTCAAAGAGTTCCAGATCGCCCAGCCCCACTTCTCAATCCACCGCCAGGTGGTGGAGCTTCCCCTGAGTGCAGCTCAGCTCCTGAAACAGCAGCCGCGGTTGGTCTCATCGGCTGTGAGGGCTTTCTGCGATCGCGATTCTATGGACACTAAGGCGCTACGCACAATGCGCTACTTTCCGCCCGAGGCTCCCCGCCTACGCACAAATTTGGGATTCACTCGCTGCTTGTACGCCATGCTGATGCACCAACAGTACACACCCGAAAGACGACTCGGCTGGAAGCTCACAGACTCTGTAGCTAATCCAGAGCTCTATAAGGAGCAACTGCTTGGCGTGAAGCTGTCCAGCGGCTTGGAGATCTTGGCCAGTCAAGCGAAGAGAATAGATGGGCAGAAGCTGGAGGAGCTGCCAGCCTGGCGCGCATATCATCGGAGCCTCCAATCGAAAGGCTACTTTAAGGATAATCTGGAGGGCAGTGCCGAATACCAGCAGCTGTTGACAAAGGCCATGGACTACTTCCGCGGTAATCAGGAGCGCTTCCGTACCGCCCCGCAGGTGGGAGCGGAGATTCTGGAACTTCTACTTCATCCGGCAGAAGCTGCGTCAGAGGAGCTCCGCGACGAGGAGAACAACCTGCAACCGAGCGATTCAGACGAGTGGCTGAATATTAGTGCTGAGGATCTGGATTCCATGTTGCAGGATCGGTATGGGCCGCACAAGCTGTACAAGCCCAATGGGGACATGAATGCCGAAGAGTTCACCAAACAACTGTCTGACTTCCTCGACCAGCAGTCCAACTTTGAAGGCATCGAGCACAAAGGACACGAGGAGCTAGATTCCGATGACGACGAGCCGGAACCGAAAAAGACCGAGAGTTCCACATCATCTGGAGCCAAGGTGAAGAAGAACGCATCGATGCGCAAGGCTTGCCAGCGGAATTCTCTGATTCAGCAGGAGGAGCCAGACAGCACGCATGTGCGGAACTTCCTGGACTTTGTCATACCCGAGGACAACTGGGACTCCACCTCCGAAATGAGCGACTATGCCGACGAGGATGATCTCGAGAGTAACTTGCACCGAAGCCTGTCTGGACCAGGGGCCGGCAACGTGTTCCCATTGGACCGTCAAATAAAGTCGTACATGGAGCAAATGGACAGGGAACTGGCACAAACCACTGTGGGAAAAACGTTTAATGGTAAGAAGAAGGCGCCGCAGGCAGAGGAGGATGACTTTGACGACATCGAGGACTTTGAGCCCATCAATATAAATGTAAACACACTTCGCAACATGATGGACAGCTACAAATCACAGGTTGGCGGCTCTGGGCCCGTTTCAAATCTTTTTAGCGCCATGGGTGTGGGTATGGCGGCAGCTTGTGAGGATAAGGATCCCAAGAATCTCTCCGAGTCGGCCGTGTAA
- the yellow-g gene encoding major royal jelly protein 1 — translation MAALQPLMLLLLAALVLGEYSSSTDESSDSASNAITGTKCDKNPLGELTFQLSGSSLHWPCDSTKNIYVQSGRYVPRNVIVTRAQLQRDSAFVALPRYKQGVPFTLGKVNLKKGECLTKIAPYPCWAIQEEGNCQALQSVVDIAVDQNGLLWALDVGIVNTLEQPIRRCSPKIVAINTANNKVVKSIDLSDLVTSESRLQFIVVDYSKDNKPFVYVADAGARSILVYDITGNKSYRIVLPKATAPTNDVLYVALTAKPDGTSTLFFSYLSSPRLYSIKGEYLRVGQGAGSIIDVGPKPYGKQAVLLGADGGTSLFFRYKGENDIYLWDSETCFKASNLQEVQRGGDCRLSTQVLPGHKRFMWALESNFHDFISDKTGCNGASIVLHPVVRECDD, via the exons ATGGCAGCCCTGCAGCCATTGATGCTCTTGCTCCTCGCAGCCCTTGTCCTGGGAGAGTACAGTTCCTCGACCGACGAATCTTCGGACAGCGCCTCGAACGCCATAACCGGCACCAAGTGCGACAAGAATCCGCTGGGCGAGCTCACctttcagctgagcggcagcAGCCTCCATTGGCCCTGCGACTCCACCAAGAACATTTACGTACAGTCTGGGAGGTATGTGCCCCGCAACGTGATCGTGACCCGGGCCCAGCTACAGCGGGACTCCGCCTTCGTGGCCCTCCCCCGGTACAAGCAGGGCGTTCCCTTCACCCTCGGCAAGGTCAACCTGAAGAAGGGCGAGTGCCTCACAAAGATCGCCCCGTACCCCTGCTGGGCCATCCAGGAGGAGGGCAACTGCCAGGCACTCCAGTCCGTGGTGGACATAGCTGTGGATCAGAAT GGACTCCTCTGGGCGCTGGACGTGGGCATTGTAAACACCCTGGAGCAGCCCATCCGGCGCTGCAGCCCCAAGATCGTGGCCATCAACACGGCCAACAACAAGGTGGTCAAGAGCATCGACCTCAGCGACCTGGTCACCTCCGAAAGCCGCCTGCAGTTCATCGTGGTGGACTACTCCAAAGACAACAAGCCTTTCGT CTACGTTGCCGATGCCGGAGCCCGTAGCATCCTGGTTTACGACATCACTGGAAACAAGTCGTACCGCATCGTCCTGCCCAAGGCCACCGCCCCCACCAACGATGTCCTGTACGTGGCGCTGACCGCCAAGCCGGACGGAACCTCCACCCTCTTCTTCAGCTACCTGAGCTCCCCCCGGCTCTACTCGATCAAGGGAGAGTACCTGCGGGTGGGGCAGGGCGCGGGCTCCATCATCGACGTGGGCCCTAAGCCCTACGGCAAGCAGGCAGTACTCCTGGGGGCCGATGGGGGCACCTCTCTCTTCTTCCGATACAAGGGCGAGAACGACATCTATCTCTGGGACTCGGAGACGTGCTTCAAGGCCTCCAACCTGCAGGAGGTCCAGAGGGGTGGCGACTGCAGACTGTCCACCCAGGTCCTCCCGGGTCACAAGCGCTTCATGTGGGCCCTGGAGAGCAACTTCCATGACTTTATCTCCGACAAGACGGGGTGCAACGGGGCCTCCATCGTCCTGCATCCAGTCGTCCGGGAGTGTGATGACTAA
- the LOC108133516 gene encoding ATP-dependent RNA helicase laf-1 has product MVDPNRKINRLADRDISFLEECELEFSGRFTDDDPEFMAHCSKPFPDPPIVENWIGGGGGGGGGGGGGGRDGGHPYRNHNRFNGHQQRGGDRGWQRRGGGGYHNHHNDRGFRDNRRNNRFDNRDRDNRRDRSDGDGSGGGYKRSYDRRDSPNNEPPMKVRRDYGNFVPASKD; this is encoded by the exons ATGGTTGATCCGAATCGCAAGATCAACCGCCTGGCTGATAGGGACATCAGCTTCCTGGAGGAGTGCGAGTTGGAGTTCTCCGGGCGCTTCACAGACGATGACCCGGAGTTTATGGCCCACTGCAGCAAACCGTTCCCGGATCCGCCGATCGTGGAAAACTGGATTggcggaggtggaggaggtggcggcggcggtggtggtggcggaaGGGATGGTGGCCATCCGTACAGGAATCATAATCGCTTCAACGGCCACCAGCAACGAGGCGGCGACAGAGGCTGGCAACGGCGCGGTGGAGGAGGGTATCACAACCACCACAACGACAGAGGATTCAGAG ACAACCGGCGCAACAACAGATTCGATAACCGCGATCGCGACAACCGGCGGGATCGTAGTGATGGTGATGGATCTGGTGGTGGCTACAAGCGCTCCTACGATCGGCGCGATTCTCCAAACAATGAGCCGCCAATGAAAGTCCGTCGCGACTACGGAAACTTTGTGCCTGCCTCCAAGGATTAG
- the LOC108133395 gene encoding uncharacterized protein, whose translation MRPSHHLFAVFLGLVVGWASAGSIVPSPLADTTDDNPCQNVRLAGFVCLDCNTLGYCIHDTTNQWQTVSMLECQTGHSFYCSDEGTFGCTWQSQCTVPQRGPFSCQQPGLFPDPYDCRKYHECSALSVDTPRQCTNGAGYSTLTGDCVLPRESDQCTSPQYSCTKSGQIGAWPADNRFYYICMGDAATSFYPLLLKCDDGFIFQNSGCVANTRNLALRPKEAPKCIGNYNYECSTGDAWGSTYCKCVDGELQTKSCPTGYHFDPKILACRTGLDSFDCRDFEVMPCPNNPANDEYCLCMSSQLEVRSCPEGEVFNEYSLLCMSVDEDEEIRLAQEALRIANL comes from the coding sequence ATGCGGCCTTCACATCACCTATTCGCAGTCTTTCTTGGCCTTGTCGTCGGATGGGCTTCGGCTGGAAGTATCGTCCCATCCCCTCTAGCCGATACCACAGATGATAACCCCTGCCAGAACGTGCGCCTGGCGGGCTTCGTGTGCCTGGACTGCAACACCTTGGGGTACTGCATCCATGACACCACTAACCAGTGGCAGACAGTATCCATGCTGGAGTGCCAGACGGGGCACAGCTTCTACTGCAGCGACGAGGGGACCTTCGGATGCACCTGGCAGTCCCAGTGCACGGTGCCGCAGCGAGGGCCCTTCAGCTGCCAGCAGCCGGGTCTGTTCCCCGATCCCTACGACTGCCGCAAGTATCACGAGTGCAGTGCCCTCAGCGTGGACACCCCGAGGCAGTGCACCAATGGAGCCGGGTACTCCACGTTGACGGGTGATTGCGTACTTCCGCGGGAGAGCGATCAGTGCACAAGTCCGCAGTACAGTTGTACTAAGTCGGGCCAGATCGGAGCCTGGCCGGCCGACAATCGTTTCTACTACATTTGTATGGGCGACGCAGCCACCTCCTTCTATCCCCTGCTACTGAAGTGCGACGATGGCTTTATCTTCCAGAACAGCGGGTGTGTAGCTAACACCCGTAACCTGGCTCTGCGCCCGAAAGAGGCTCCCAAGTGCATTGGCAACTACAACTACGAATGCTCTACTGGCGACGCTTGGGGAAGCACCTATTGCAAGTGCGTCGATGGAGAGTTACAGACCAAGAGCTGCCCCACAGGCTACCACTTCGACCCCAAGATCCTGGCCTGCCGCACAGGACTCGACAGCTTCGACTGCCGCGACTTCGAGGTGATGCCGTGCCCCAACAACCCAGCCAATGATGAGTACTGTCTCTGCATGAGCTCGCAGCTCGAGGTAAGGAGCTGTCCCGAGGGGGAAGTCTTCAACGAATACTCCCTGCTCTGCATGAGCGTAGACGAAGACGAGGAAATAAGATTGGCTCAAGAAGCTCTTAGAATAGCCAACTTGTAG